The Takifugu rubripes chromosome 7, fTakRub1.2, whole genome shotgun sequence genome has a segment encoding these proteins:
- the adar gene encoding double-stranded RNA-specific adenosine deaminase isoform X1 encodes MSRGRGGTSREHYQRNPRPYLQAKENYHRPDAVPHFLRGGPQHGPFPPYYYGPPHPVVPPQTPAHSFLPSCPPSANHSKDQIPPKPGESSRSVNSPSSFHYRRGEFLTGESFDATQFTAGARSEEAAPTRSHGPSYQLRPGYNQYPRPSSSPRGKLLYSQDQWLPSVRPSRVPPDERSLQEPPLQGQEQNFSRHQRVQTDSLEARFQHLSIHRRWPNRDSDRLNRFYASNNSLNFSLAEGNITLTPDIQEQVHRALVALKPSDSIAARWLAKKLHLPKKIVNKALYSLERTQKASKQGLSPPLWTTYREHLKSDADQNSVVESQSPHLTGEQNSDTESTSRSQSSVASSDSEDSKAAAGSRHPITPSSSDQKHLTSTMSDQKELVLHYLFNSGETTALCIAKNLGLKTTKQINPTLYTLEKQGDVIKHSGVTPATWELATHRRERMERSLKAAKSASACEVRMEVEAEAGGPAFLPSAALLPTSELDRLPFQDFSMPRQDHSEKPPVQIINEPIDTTEGQWATDDIPEFLNIIRRQTDMEKLAAEQNNAVGTIAVSVAAPPPPNLWAKLQEVKLKNPVSGLMEYAQFLGQNCEFLLLDQSGPSHDPRFRMQVMLNGRQFPVAEASSKKVAKKDAAAATLHVLIEEMEGGTSSKDKNNAAINQVTGQLTDTGQGSMEGTVSGAGTTEGRAVAEGPPQLLSRSLPGGKNPVSVLMEYGQHSGNPIEFIMTGQAGPPHDTRFMYRVKVGENLFSEASAPSKKAARQLAAEEAVKELMAEGRLQLNKPQLPLGPSSDSDLSGAGTLCPSLLPLTASELRAAHEAGVGDLINHLNNNAVSGLLEYAKARGFAAEIRLVGQSGPPHEPKFTYQAKLGGRWFPAVCASNKKQGKQEAADAALRVLIGEAERAARTGELIPAELPVTGSTLHDQIAMLSHQRFNALTTRIQHSLLGRKILATIIMRKGDGLGTVVSLGTGNRCVKGEELSLKGDTVNDCHAEIISRRGFVRFLYSEILKYQDGNDDCIFEPAENNKLQVKPDTTFHLYISTAPCGDGALFDKSCSETGDEIKGHQPLFENVKQGKLRTKVENGEGTIPVESSAIVPTWDGIQHGERLRTMSCSDKILRWNVLGLQGALLSHFINPIYLKSITLGYLYSHGHLTRAVCCRMARNGQEFAQSLSAPFMLNHPEVGRVSVYDSTRHTGKTKESSVNWSFPDQHSVEVLDGTTGKLDGNKLSVSRVTKSNLFALFRAVCQRCGRTDLLSLHSYSQAKMAALSFQLAKQQFFQALTAHGYGTWIGKPLEEKSFEAGESSWNNEANVPVGDGSSSNGIPMEIKQEVFQNISGTV; translated from the exons ATgagcagaggtagaggagggacTTCTAGAGAGCATTACCAAAGGAATCCTCGCCCATACCTCCAGGCCAAGGAAAACTACCACAGACCTGACGCAGTCCCACACTTCCTGAGGGGTGGCCCACAGCACGGTCCTTTTCCACCCTACTACTACGGCCCTCCTCATCCCGTCGTGCCTCCGCAGACACCAGCACattctttcctcccctcctgtccacccAGTGCAAACCATTCTAAGGATCAAATTCCCCCCAAACCAGGAGAATCTAGCCGTTCAGTTAATTCTCCTAGTTCCTTTCACTACCGACGAGGAGAGTTTCTGACAGGTGAGAGCTTTGATGCAACGCAGTTCACTGCTGGAGCACGTAGTGAGGAAGCGGCCCCTACAAGGTCACATGGTCCCTCATACCAGCTCCGGCCAGGCTATAACCAATATCCCAGACCCAGCAGCAGCCCAAGAGGCAAATTGCTATATTCTCAAGACCAGTGGCTACCCAGCGTAAGGCCCTCACGAGTGCCCCCAGACGAGAGGTCCTTGCAAGAGCCCCCCCTGCAAGGTCAAGAACAAAACTTCAGCAGGCACCAGCGCGTCCAGACAGACTCACTCGAGGCAAGATTCCAGCATTTGAGCATTCACCGGCGTTGGCCCAACAGGGACAGCGACAGGTTGAACCGTTTTTATGCATCCAACAACTCTCTGAACTTCAGTTTGGCCGAGGGTAACATCACTCTCACCCCGGACATACAGGAGCAGGTCCACAGGGCCTTGGTCGCGTTAAAACCAAGCGATAGCATCGCTGCAAGGTGGTTGGCCAAAAAGCTCCATCTGCCTAAAAAGATAGTCAATAAGGCGCTGTATTCTTTGGAGCGCACACAGAAAGCCTCCAAGCAGGGCCTCAGCCCTCCACTGTGGACCACTTACAGGGAACATCTGAAGAGTGACGCGGATCAGAACTCAGTCGTAGAGAGTCAATCTCCTCATCTAACAGGCGAGCAGAACTCTGACACAGAATCCACCTCCCGCAGCCAATCGTCAGTAGCCTCCTCTGATTCTGAAGATTCCaaggcagcagctggaagccGGCATCCCATAACTCCCAGCTCCTCTGATCAGAAACATTTAACCTCCACAATGTCAGACCAGAAGGAACTAGTTTTGCACTACCTCTTTAATTCGGGTGAGACGACTGCCCTCTGCATAGCCAAAAATCTGGGACTTAAGACCACCAAGCAAATTAATCCCACCCTCTACACCCTGGAGAAGCAAGGTGATGTCATCAAGCACAGCGGGGTCACCCCTGCTACCTGGGAACTAGCCACCCACCGgcgagagaggatggagaggagtcTGAAAGCTGCAAAGAGTGCCTCCGCCTGTGAGGTTAGGATGGAGGTAGAAGCGGAAGCAGGTGGACCCGCCTTTCTACCATCTGCAGCCCTGCTACCAACATCTGAACTGGACCGCCTGCCATTCCAAGACTTCTCAATGCCGAGGCAAGATCACAGCGAAAAG CCCCCTGTTCAAATCATAAATGAACCCATAGATACCACTGAAGGACAGTGGGCAACTGACGACATCCCAGAGTTCCTCAACATCATACGTAGACAGACAGATATGGAGAAACTGGCTGCAGAACAGAACAATGCTGTCGGAACCATAGCGGTGTCCGTGgccgctccccctcccccgaaCCTGTGGGCCAAATTACAGGAGGTGAAGTTAAAGAACCCCGTCAGCGGCCTGATGGAGTACGCTCAGTTTCTGGGTCAGAACTGTGAGTTTCTGCTCCTCGACCAGTCGGGACCCTCTCACGATCCAAG ATTCCGCATGCAGGTGATGCTGAACGGGAGACAGTTTCCTGTAGCAGAAGCTTCCAGTAAGAAGGTGGCCAAAAAGGATGCTGCCGCTGCCACCCTCCATGTGCTCATTGAAGAAATGGAGGGAGGAACGAGCTCCAAGGACAAGAACAATGCTGCTATCAACCAAGTGACGGGTCAACTGACAGACACTGGT CAGGGGTCAATGGAGGGGACTGTAAGTGGGGCCGGTACCACAGAAGGGAGGGCGGTGGCAGAAGGAcccccacagctgctgtcacGCTCCCTGCCTGGAGGGAAGAATCCCGTGTCGGTCCTGATGGAGTACGGTCAGCACAGTGGAAACCCCATTGAATTCATCATGACCGGGCAGGCGGGACCACCACATGACACACG GTTCATGTACCGCGTCAAGGTGGGAGAGAATCTGTTTTCAGAAGCCTCGGCTCCGAGCAAGAAGGCAGCCCGCCagctggctgcagaggaagctgtCAAAGAGTTGATGGCTGAGGGGAGATTGCAGCTCAACAAG CCACAGTTGCCACTGGGTCCCTCCAGCGACAGTGATCTCAGCGGGGCTGGGACCCTGTgtccctctctgctgcctctgactGCAAGCGAGCTGCGCGCAGCACACGAGGCCGGGGTCGGGGATCTCATCAATCACCTGAACAACAACGCAGTGTCGGGACTGCTGGAGTACGCCAAGGCCCGAGGCTTCGCCGCCGAGATCCGGCTGGTGGGCCAGTCTGGGCCGCCGCACGAGCCAAA GTTCACCTACCAAGCCAAGCTGGGTGGACGCTGGTTCCCAGCAGTGTGTGCGTCCAACAAGAAGCAGGGAAAACAGGAGGCAGCCGACGCCGCTCTGCGGGTCCTGATTGGAGAAGCTGAGAGAGCCGCGCGCACAGGAGAGCTGATCCCAGCCGAG CTTCCGGTCACTGGAAGCACTTTGCATGACCAGATCGCCATGCTGAGTCACCAGCGTTTCAACGCACTGACCACACGCATCCAGCACAGCCTCCTGGGGCGCAAGATCTTGGCCACCATCATCATGAGGAAGGGGGACGGCCTGGGGACCGTCGTCAGCCTGGGAACTG GAAATCGCTGTGTTAAAGGGGAAGAGCTGAGTCTCAAAGGGGACACTGTTAATGATTGTCACGCTGAAATTATCTCCAGACGGGGATTTGTCAG GTTTCTATACAGCGAGATCCTTAAATATCAGGACGGCAACGATGACTGCATATTTGAGCCAGCAGAGAACAACAAGTTGCAAGTTAAGCCCGACACCACCTTTCACCTCTACATCAG CACGGCGCCTTGTGGGGACGGTGCTTTGTTTGACAAGTCATGCAGTGAGACAGGGGATGAAATCAAGGGCCATCAGCCTTTGTTTGAGAATGTAAAGCAAGGCAAGCTTCGCACCAAAGTAGAGAATG GTGAGGGAACCATCCCAGTGGAGTCGAGTGCCATTGTGCCCACCTGGGATGGGATTCAGCACGGCGAGAGGCTGCGAACCATGAGCTGCAGCGACAAGATCCTCCGATGGAACGTGTTGGgcctccagggggcgctgctCAGCCATTTTATAAATCCCATCTACCTGAAATCCATCACACTCG GTTATTTGTACAGTCACGGACACCTGACTCGCGCTGTTTGCTGCAGGATGGCCAGAAATGGGCAAGAGTTTGCTCAGAGTCTCTCTGCTCCCTTCATGCTAAATCATCCAGAG GTCGGCAGGGTGAGCGTGTACGACTCCACGCGTCACACCGGGAAGACCAAAGAGTCCAGTGTGAACTGGAGCTTTCCAGACCAGCACAGTGTAGAGGTGCTGGACGGAACAACGGGCAAACTGGACGG TAACAAACTGAGTGTGTCCAGAGTGACCAAGTCCAACCTGTTTGCTCTGTTCCGCGCCGTTTGCCAGCGCTGTGGACGCACCGATCTCCTCTCCCTACACTCCTACTCCCAGGCCAAGATGGCAGCCCTGTCTTTCCAGCTGGCCAAACAGCAGTTCTTCCAAGCTCTCACAGCCCACGGTTACGGCACGTGGATCGGGAAGccgctggaggagaagagcttTGAAGCAGGGGAGAGTTCCTGGAACAATGAAGCAAATGTCCCTGTGGGAGACGGCAGCAGTAGTAATGGAATACCAATGGAAATCAAGCAGGAAGTGTTCCAGAACATTAGTGGAACAGTATAA
- the adar gene encoding double-stranded RNA-specific adenosine deaminase isoform X2: MSRGRGGTSREHYQRNPRPYLQAKENYHRPDAVPHFLRGGPQHGPFPPYYYGPPHPVVPPQTPAHSFLPSCPPSANHSKDQIPPKPGESSRSVNSPSSFHYRRGEFLTGESFDATQFTAGARSEEAAPTRSHGPSYQLRPGYNQYPRPSSSPRGKLLYSQDQWLPSVRPSRVPPDERSLQEPPLQGQEQNFSRHQRVQTDSLEARFQHLSIHRRWPNRDSDRLNRFYASNNSLNFSLAEGNITLTPDIQEQVHRALVALKPSDSIAARWLAKKLHLPKKIVNKALYSLERTQKASKQGLSPPLWTTYREHLKSDADQNSVVESQSPHLTGEQNSDTESTSRSQSSVASSDSEDSKAAAGSRHPITPSSSDQKHLTSTMSDQKELVLHYLFNSGETTALCIAKNLGLKTTKQINPTLYTLEKQGDVIKHSGVTPATWELATHRRERMERSLKAAKSASACEVRMEVEAEAGGPAFLPSAALLPTSELDRLPFQDFSMPRQDHSEKPPVQIINEPIDTTEGQWATDDIPEFLNIIRRQTDMEKLAAEQNNAVGTIAVSVAAPPPPNLWAKLQEVKLKNPVSGLMEYAQFLGQNCEFLLLDQSGPSHDPRFRMQVMLNGRQFPVAEASSKKVAKKDAAAATLHVLIEEMEGGTSSKDKNNAAINQVTGQLTDTGGSMEGTVSGAGTTEGRAVAEGPPQLLSRSLPGGKNPVSVLMEYGQHSGNPIEFIMTGQAGPPHDTRFMYRVKVGENLFSEASAPSKKAARQLAAEEAVKELMAEGRLQLNKPQLPLGPSSDSDLSGAGTLCPSLLPLTASELRAAHEAGVGDLINHLNNNAVSGLLEYAKARGFAAEIRLVGQSGPPHEPKFTYQAKLGGRWFPAVCASNKKQGKQEAADAALRVLIGEAERAARTGELIPAELPVTGSTLHDQIAMLSHQRFNALTTRIQHSLLGRKILATIIMRKGDGLGTVVSLGTGNRCVKGEELSLKGDTVNDCHAEIISRRGFVRFLYSEILKYQDGNDDCIFEPAENNKLQVKPDTTFHLYISTAPCGDGALFDKSCSETGDEIKGHQPLFENVKQGKLRTKVENGEGTIPVESSAIVPTWDGIQHGERLRTMSCSDKILRWNVLGLQGALLSHFINPIYLKSITLGYLYSHGHLTRAVCCRMARNGQEFAQSLSAPFMLNHPEVGRVSVYDSTRHTGKTKESSVNWSFPDQHSVEVLDGTTGKLDGNKLSVSRVTKSNLFALFRAVCQRCGRTDLLSLHSYSQAKMAALSFQLAKQQFFQALTAHGYGTWIGKPLEEKSFEAGESSWNNEANVPVGDGSSSNGIPMEIKQEVFQNISGTV, from the exons ATgagcagaggtagaggagggacTTCTAGAGAGCATTACCAAAGGAATCCTCGCCCATACCTCCAGGCCAAGGAAAACTACCACAGACCTGACGCAGTCCCACACTTCCTGAGGGGTGGCCCACAGCACGGTCCTTTTCCACCCTACTACTACGGCCCTCCTCATCCCGTCGTGCCTCCGCAGACACCAGCACattctttcctcccctcctgtccacccAGTGCAAACCATTCTAAGGATCAAATTCCCCCCAAACCAGGAGAATCTAGCCGTTCAGTTAATTCTCCTAGTTCCTTTCACTACCGACGAGGAGAGTTTCTGACAGGTGAGAGCTTTGATGCAACGCAGTTCACTGCTGGAGCACGTAGTGAGGAAGCGGCCCCTACAAGGTCACATGGTCCCTCATACCAGCTCCGGCCAGGCTATAACCAATATCCCAGACCCAGCAGCAGCCCAAGAGGCAAATTGCTATATTCTCAAGACCAGTGGCTACCCAGCGTAAGGCCCTCACGAGTGCCCCCAGACGAGAGGTCCTTGCAAGAGCCCCCCCTGCAAGGTCAAGAACAAAACTTCAGCAGGCACCAGCGCGTCCAGACAGACTCACTCGAGGCAAGATTCCAGCATTTGAGCATTCACCGGCGTTGGCCCAACAGGGACAGCGACAGGTTGAACCGTTTTTATGCATCCAACAACTCTCTGAACTTCAGTTTGGCCGAGGGTAACATCACTCTCACCCCGGACATACAGGAGCAGGTCCACAGGGCCTTGGTCGCGTTAAAACCAAGCGATAGCATCGCTGCAAGGTGGTTGGCCAAAAAGCTCCATCTGCCTAAAAAGATAGTCAATAAGGCGCTGTATTCTTTGGAGCGCACACAGAAAGCCTCCAAGCAGGGCCTCAGCCCTCCACTGTGGACCACTTACAGGGAACATCTGAAGAGTGACGCGGATCAGAACTCAGTCGTAGAGAGTCAATCTCCTCATCTAACAGGCGAGCAGAACTCTGACACAGAATCCACCTCCCGCAGCCAATCGTCAGTAGCCTCCTCTGATTCTGAAGATTCCaaggcagcagctggaagccGGCATCCCATAACTCCCAGCTCCTCTGATCAGAAACATTTAACCTCCACAATGTCAGACCAGAAGGAACTAGTTTTGCACTACCTCTTTAATTCGGGTGAGACGACTGCCCTCTGCATAGCCAAAAATCTGGGACTTAAGACCACCAAGCAAATTAATCCCACCCTCTACACCCTGGAGAAGCAAGGTGATGTCATCAAGCACAGCGGGGTCACCCCTGCTACCTGGGAACTAGCCACCCACCGgcgagagaggatggagaggagtcTGAAAGCTGCAAAGAGTGCCTCCGCCTGTGAGGTTAGGATGGAGGTAGAAGCGGAAGCAGGTGGACCCGCCTTTCTACCATCTGCAGCCCTGCTACCAACATCTGAACTGGACCGCCTGCCATTCCAAGACTTCTCAATGCCGAGGCAAGATCACAGCGAAAAG CCCCCTGTTCAAATCATAAATGAACCCATAGATACCACTGAAGGACAGTGGGCAACTGACGACATCCCAGAGTTCCTCAACATCATACGTAGACAGACAGATATGGAGAAACTGGCTGCAGAACAGAACAATGCTGTCGGAACCATAGCGGTGTCCGTGgccgctccccctcccccgaaCCTGTGGGCCAAATTACAGGAGGTGAAGTTAAAGAACCCCGTCAGCGGCCTGATGGAGTACGCTCAGTTTCTGGGTCAGAACTGTGAGTTTCTGCTCCTCGACCAGTCGGGACCCTCTCACGATCCAAG ATTCCGCATGCAGGTGATGCTGAACGGGAGACAGTTTCCTGTAGCAGAAGCTTCCAGTAAGAAGGTGGCCAAAAAGGATGCTGCCGCTGCCACCCTCCATGTGCTCATTGAAGAAATGGAGGGAGGAACGAGCTCCAAGGACAAGAACAATGCTGCTATCAACCAAGTGACGGGTCAACTGACAGACACTGGT GGGTCAATGGAGGGGACTGTAAGTGGGGCCGGTACCACAGAAGGGAGGGCGGTGGCAGAAGGAcccccacagctgctgtcacGCTCCCTGCCTGGAGGGAAGAATCCCGTGTCGGTCCTGATGGAGTACGGTCAGCACAGTGGAAACCCCATTGAATTCATCATGACCGGGCAGGCGGGACCACCACATGACACACG GTTCATGTACCGCGTCAAGGTGGGAGAGAATCTGTTTTCAGAAGCCTCGGCTCCGAGCAAGAAGGCAGCCCGCCagctggctgcagaggaagctgtCAAAGAGTTGATGGCTGAGGGGAGATTGCAGCTCAACAAG CCACAGTTGCCACTGGGTCCCTCCAGCGACAGTGATCTCAGCGGGGCTGGGACCCTGTgtccctctctgctgcctctgactGCAAGCGAGCTGCGCGCAGCACACGAGGCCGGGGTCGGGGATCTCATCAATCACCTGAACAACAACGCAGTGTCGGGACTGCTGGAGTACGCCAAGGCCCGAGGCTTCGCCGCCGAGATCCGGCTGGTGGGCCAGTCTGGGCCGCCGCACGAGCCAAA GTTCACCTACCAAGCCAAGCTGGGTGGACGCTGGTTCCCAGCAGTGTGTGCGTCCAACAAGAAGCAGGGAAAACAGGAGGCAGCCGACGCCGCTCTGCGGGTCCTGATTGGAGAAGCTGAGAGAGCCGCGCGCACAGGAGAGCTGATCCCAGCCGAG CTTCCGGTCACTGGAAGCACTTTGCATGACCAGATCGCCATGCTGAGTCACCAGCGTTTCAACGCACTGACCACACGCATCCAGCACAGCCTCCTGGGGCGCAAGATCTTGGCCACCATCATCATGAGGAAGGGGGACGGCCTGGGGACCGTCGTCAGCCTGGGAACTG GAAATCGCTGTGTTAAAGGGGAAGAGCTGAGTCTCAAAGGGGACACTGTTAATGATTGTCACGCTGAAATTATCTCCAGACGGGGATTTGTCAG GTTTCTATACAGCGAGATCCTTAAATATCAGGACGGCAACGATGACTGCATATTTGAGCCAGCAGAGAACAACAAGTTGCAAGTTAAGCCCGACACCACCTTTCACCTCTACATCAG CACGGCGCCTTGTGGGGACGGTGCTTTGTTTGACAAGTCATGCAGTGAGACAGGGGATGAAATCAAGGGCCATCAGCCTTTGTTTGAGAATGTAAAGCAAGGCAAGCTTCGCACCAAAGTAGAGAATG GTGAGGGAACCATCCCAGTGGAGTCGAGTGCCATTGTGCCCACCTGGGATGGGATTCAGCACGGCGAGAGGCTGCGAACCATGAGCTGCAGCGACAAGATCCTCCGATGGAACGTGTTGGgcctccagggggcgctgctCAGCCATTTTATAAATCCCATCTACCTGAAATCCATCACACTCG GTTATTTGTACAGTCACGGACACCTGACTCGCGCTGTTTGCTGCAGGATGGCCAGAAATGGGCAAGAGTTTGCTCAGAGTCTCTCTGCTCCCTTCATGCTAAATCATCCAGAG GTCGGCAGGGTGAGCGTGTACGACTCCACGCGTCACACCGGGAAGACCAAAGAGTCCAGTGTGAACTGGAGCTTTCCAGACCAGCACAGTGTAGAGGTGCTGGACGGAACAACGGGCAAACTGGACGG TAACAAACTGAGTGTGTCCAGAGTGACCAAGTCCAACCTGTTTGCTCTGTTCCGCGCCGTTTGCCAGCGCTGTGGACGCACCGATCTCCTCTCCCTACACTCCTACTCCCAGGCCAAGATGGCAGCCCTGTCTTTCCAGCTGGCCAAACAGCAGTTCTTCCAAGCTCTCACAGCCCACGGTTACGGCACGTGGATCGGGAAGccgctggaggagaagagcttTGAAGCAGGGGAGAGTTCCTGGAACAATGAAGCAAATGTCCCTGTGGGAGACGGCAGCAGTAGTAATGGAATACCAATGGAAATCAAGCAGGAAGTGTTCCAGAACATTAGTGGAACAGTATAA